The window TGGTGGCCGTCGACGAGGCATACATCGATTTCGCCGACGAGGGCGCCAGCCTCGCCGAATGGGTAACCGAGTGGCCGAACCTGGTCGTGATGCAGACGCTCAGCAAGGCGTTCGGACTAGCCGGGATCCGACTCGGCGTGGCGTACAGTTCACCCCCGATCGCAAAGCTGCTCAACAGCCTCAAAGCACCGTACAACATCTCCAGCCCGACCAGCGCGCTTGCAACGGCCGCGCTGTCCGCGCCCAACATGGCCGTGATGCGCCACTACCGCACGCAGATCGTCGCACAACGCGACCGGCTCTTGCGCGAGCTACCTCTCATCCCGGGCGTGGGCCGGTTCCTGGGTGGGCACGCGGCCAACTTCCTACTCGTGCAGATCCTTGATAAGGATGGGTCGCCCAGTAACGCCACCGCGACGGCGACTTACGAGGCAATGGCGGAGAAGCGCGGCGTGGTCGTGCGTTTCCGCGGCAAGGAGCTGGGCTGTGAGGGTAGCCTCCGGATCACGGTcgggacggaggaggaggtgaCTACGTTCCTGCGGGAGTTGCGAGGCGTGCTGGCGGGATTGCATGCTAATTGAGTCTGCTCGGTGATGGTTATGATGGGCGATTAGAGTGATGAGTGATTAGGGTTTGGTCTCTGACTGGATATAACAAGCAATGATAGACATAGAGAGTAGGAGTCCGACGGGTCTCCTATCGACTGCAACCAACACTCGGAAGCAGCCACTCCGCCCCCATAAACCATGATGCCCAAGTCCTCCCCGGGTGGGCCGTGCCGTAATCGATCCTTGCTGATAGGGATGCGCCACTAGTACACCGCAACACGAGCGCCTAGGGGGTCTGACTGATCACTGCGCGATTAAAGCCCTACCGTCACTGGCTGGACTCGACCATGTTATCGTACCTTTCGTGCTCCGAATCAGACCGACCCCCTCTCGCTTGGCTGAACCTTTCTCATCCTCTATCTCGCGTTGGATGATTTCCTCCCCTTATTCTTACTTCCATATATCCTATGACCTCTCCTCTCGATCCGACTACGTTCTGATCATCCTCGCCCACGACCTCAAATCAGCCGCCCCCACACTACAGCTAGCTATGTGAAAGCACCGAccacccgccatggccggcCTTAGCCTCACCCCCAGCCCGCCCGCCAGCCAGACACGCGATCAGGTCAATCCGACCTTGATGATGAGCTGGTGGGCAACcgccttctccctcgccatcatcgtcgtccgGCTGTGTGGGCGCTACATCCGCATCGAGCGCCTCTTCCCCGAGGACAAGGTCATGATGGCCAGCGTGATCCCGCTCGTCATCCGCATGGTGCTGGTGCATTTCGTGCTGATCTATGGAACGAATAACACTACCACCGCGGGGCTGTCGGCGGCCGATATCCATTCGCGACAGCTTGGCTCCAAGCTCGTTCTCGCGGCCCGCATCTTCTACGCCATCTTTATCTGGACGGCCAAACTGACCGTCTGCGAGTTCCTGAAGCGCGTCACGGGCTTGGTCTGGCGCCGGTCTGTCGTGATCTTCCTGCGCCtcatccacttcttcctcgccttgaCCCTCGTGGCCGTCGTGTTCGCAACCCTCATCGAATGCAACCCCTTCGACCACTACTGGCAGGTCGTGCCCGACCCCGGACCCGCCTGTCGCGCTGGGTACGCGAATCTCATCACAATGGGCACCTGCGACGTGATCACCGACTTGTTGCTGATCGCCTTCCCCGTGCCCATCGTCCTCATGGCGCACATGCCGCTCAAGCGCAAGATCTCGCTCGTGctcctcttctgcctctcGCTGATCCtcatcggcatcaccggctACCGCGTGCCCTCCGTGATACAACACCACGGCTCGCAGCAGTACCGCTCGCTGATCGCCTCGctcgagatcctcggcgCAACAGCCGTCTCCAACTGCCTCGTCATCGGCTCCTTCGTCCGTGACCGCGGCATCAAGAAAGCCAAGTATAAGCCTCACCAGGgctccgcctcggccaccgagAGCATGGATCAATCCTCCGTCCGCAGAAACACCGTCATGCACAACCAATGGGGCAGCGACTCCGACCTCGCAGCGGGCCTGGGCATCCGCCTCAATCCAAAAATCTACTCGTCGGCTTCATCCGCCGTGTCGGATCTGCCCGTCGTGGGCCCTACGCCGCCCGTCGCCCCGTACGCAATGGCGCGCACGGGGACCATCGACCATACCTGGTCCTTTGCGGCAGATAGCCAGAAGAGCAGACCCTCCGCCGatgaccatgaccatgaccacgaccacgacggCTACTACGCTGTCTCTCCAAAAGAATACATCCCCACCACCAAATCCCCGCGCGAGAAACCCGCTCTCTCCCcaccctcaacctcctccgtctcctctTCGCGCCGGATATCTTTCTTCGATGTCGGCGGGCTCCTCGACCAAAACCCGCCCacgcccatccatccacagACCCTGGCGCTGGACCGCGATCACCTCGAGCCGCAGCAGCGGTTCCAGCGCGGAAGTCGTGCGTTTCTAGAAGATATTGGCGGTATTACACGtgcgccgtcttcgccgtctcCCGCTGTTGTTCCGCCTGCTGCACCGGCGGTGGCTGCTACGCAATTCCCTGTTCATCCCTCTCAGCAGCTGCCTCCCCTTCACActcacccttcttctcctcttgcGGCTGGTGAaagccctgctgctgctgcgctgccATTGCCGGTGTATCGGCCGCCCTCTGACATGTCGATTCGAGTGGGCATTGAGTTGCAGGATGTTGGTGGGCTCTTGTCTGAGCGTAGCGGTTCCGACGAGAGGGTGTGAGCTTCTATCACATGTGCTAATATGCCATCCGTGACGAatcttcttgttcttgttcttctctgTCCGGTTGGGTTGGTGTGCTTGGGGTTTAAATTTCTGGTCTGGGAGTTTGTGTCTTGGGGTGTCTGTCTGGTCTGGTATGTTATATCCCCGTGGCTTGTTTAGCATTGGAGTTTTGGGTTCGAGTTGGGTTTCAATGGACATAGCAGTTTTGATTCCTGTCATGTATAAACTCACGACGAAACGAATGGTGAACATTTAATAAATCTTCTAAAGACAAGAAAGCATCGAGGAAATTTCCTCtaattgattgattgattgatagTGACAATGGACATTACTATGTAGATCAGAAGAATCCTCATCCATCCCCATTTCCCACAATGAATGTCGGAGACACACTTCGCCGGTACGCCATGCTGCCCATAATACAGttttttcttgcttttcgCTCCTGGTCTCGGTGGGTATCCACCCCCTTTCCTCCCTGAGGTATAATGTCATACGTAGGGTACGACTTCCACTCGAGCAGACGCAGTAACAGACTCGACAAACCCTGCAGTAGAAACCCAATCCCGTCCTAGATCACCCAGCGATAACTGGCATACCGCCCAGCCGTCTCACTCTTCCGAATAATCTTCACCACCTGCCCCCTCCGTAGACCCAGATACCGTGCCACAGGATCCGACACCTGTATACGCGGCAACTGCGACTCCTTCAGGCGGTACCGCTCCAGCAGACgggccttctcctcgggaCTGAGCAGCACATGCTTCGGCACCAGTTCGTGGCGGGtgatgttgaccagcagATCCTGCTCCTGGAAATGCTCGCAGATGCGGCCGGGGATGCCAGACAGTAGACGCAccgccgagggcgagatgGGCGTTTGCgtgatgaagatgccggTGTGGTAGTTGTTCTCGTCGATGAAGTGGTTGAAGGTGCGCACTTGCTTGGTGCCCACGGCGGTCGAGTCGGGACAGAAGTCTACGTAGATCAGGCCGCAGTCGGGCTGTGGGTCGGGGTTGGATTTGCTGGGGAGAGGTGTGTATTTCTGTTTCATGAGCTCCGTGGGCCGCGCGGAGGTTTTCATCTTGTTGCGACTGGGGGCGGAGGGTGGATTAGCGggtgcttttttttccccgGTTCCTtttggatggatgggtgCATACTCAGGATATCCCAGTGGGTCGGAGAATTTATCTTTGAACTGGTCTAGTGTGATCTTCAGTTCACCCTCTGTGATTTCATAGCCCTGCGTGCAGAATCGCAATGGTCAGCTTTGATCCAGGGCAGCAGGTGGTGGAGTTGCCTACCCgatcgaccagcagctccagcactGTCTTCCAGGTGCGCCAGAGACGGATCATCTCCGTATTGGCAGCATCTGCATTCTGCGACGCGATATCTCCATCCATGGTcgcggtggtgggaggggagggggggagggagtgaaGGGGAGAAAGGTGAATGTCAGTCGAGTTCCAGGACAAAAATCGACTGGCGGGAACATTTAATTCTGCCCGCCCATTAGTTAAGCGGAGAACCAGGCCGAATCATCGAAAGGGGAATGGCTTCGCCGTTATCATTATTTTTCGCCGTCCCGTCTTCgtttctttccttcctttgTTCCTTTctttatttctctcttctttggaAAGaatttttttggtttctttcaCAATGGCTGCCGtcgatgctgctgctgctgatgccCCTGCCCCAGAGGCTCGGGTCAAGCCCTCCAAGCCCGATGAGGAGGCCTACAAGGCCAGTCTCGCACAGGCAGAAAAGGAGCACACTGCTGTTCAGGAGAAGCTGGTAGGATCACCCACTGACATTGATGGTCTCATCATATTTTGAGCGATCAATTCCACAGCCATCGCTCATGCCCTCACTCCGGGATGGGTGTGTGCTCGTGATCGCTTGTCGCAGTTTTTTACCCGGTCGAGTCAATGGCTAACAAATTCGCCTTAGACCGCAGTCAAAGCCAAACTGGAAGGTGCCAAACCCAACAACCAGGACTCCCCCGtcgccaagaagcagcaggaACTCCGCACCGAACTGTCGTCCATCCGCCAGAAGCA of the Penicillium psychrofluorescens genome assembly, chromosome: 1 genome contains:
- a CDS encoding uncharacterized protein (ID:PFLUO_000957-T1.cds;~source:funannotate) — encoded protein: MAGLSLTPSPPASQTRDQVNPTLMMSWWATAFSLAIIVVRLCGRYIRIERLFPEDKVMMASVIPLVIRMVLVHFVLIYGTNNTTTAGLSAADIHSRQLGSKLVLAARIFYAIFIWTAKLTVCEFLKRVTGLVWRRSVVIFLRLIHFFLALTLVAVVFATLIECNPFDHYWQVVPDPGPACRAGYANLITMGTCDVITDLLLIAFPVPIVLMAHMPLKRKISLVLLFCLSLILIGITGYRVPSVIQHHGSQQYRSLIASLEILGATAVSNCLVIGSFVRDRGIKKAKYKPHQGSASATESMDQSSVRRNTVMHNQWGSDSDLAAGLGIRLNPKIYSSASSAVSDLPVVGPTPPVAPYAMARTGTIDHTWSFAADSQKSRPSADDHDHDHDHDGYYAVSPKEYIPTTKSPREKPALSPPSTSSVSSSRRISFFDVGGLLDQNPPTPIHPQTLALDRDHLEPQQRFQRGSRAFLEDIGGITRAPSSPSPAVVPPAAPAVAATQFPVHPSQQLPPLHTHPSSPLAAGESPAAAALPLPVYRPPSDMSIRVGIELQDVGGLLSERSGSDERV
- a CDS encoding uncharacterized protein (ID:PFLUO_000958-T1.cds;~source:funannotate); the protein is MDGDIASQNADAANTEMIRLWRTWKTVLELLVDRGYEITEGELKITLDQFKDKFSDPLGYPDRNKMKTSARPTELMKQKYTPLPSKSNPDPQPDCGLIYVDFCPDSTAVGTKQVRTFNHFIDENNYHTGIFITQTPISPSAVRLLSGIPGRICEHFQEQDLLVNITRHELVPKHVLLSPEEKARLLERYRLKESQLPRIQVSDPVARYLGLRRGQVVKIIRKSETAGRYASYRWVI